In Salinibacterium sp. dk2585, a single window of DNA contains:
- a CDS encoding glycosyltransferase, translating to MAGTARAGRRLIVLQSVRELRDTTNPYLVQLVQALKRSADVRLFSWPRAILGRWDVLHVHWPELLFVRESRLRTLVGAALCLALELRLRLGRGALVRTAHNVRPHEGRGRLVEFILARLDRATDVWVLLNDTTPIAAAAERVVIPHGHYADWYASRELPTPREGRLLFFGLIRAYKNVPALARSFTTVPDAAASLHIVGRPDPAALAEELRSIADGDERIQLTFGYADDDQLIREFGEASLVALPYRDLHNSGAMLLALSLGRPVLVPDNPATAAIAEEVGEAWVRRYQGELTGETLSEALAAGTPAGAPDLSRRSWLLLGEAHVAAYRRALAKRAHRPYSE from the coding sequence ATGGCAGGAACAGCACGCGCCGGGCGGCGCCTCATCGTGCTGCAGTCCGTGCGGGAGCTTCGCGACACCACCAACCCCTACCTGGTGCAACTCGTGCAAGCGCTGAAGCGCTCGGCTGACGTGCGCCTCTTCTCGTGGCCGCGCGCGATCCTCGGGCGCTGGGATGTGCTCCACGTGCACTGGCCCGAGCTTCTCTTCGTGCGTGAGAGCCGACTCCGCACCCTTGTCGGTGCTGCGCTCTGCCTCGCGCTCGAGCTGCGCCTCCGGCTCGGGCGTGGAGCGCTCGTGCGCACCGCGCACAATGTGCGGCCACATGAGGGCCGCGGCCGCCTCGTGGAGTTCATCCTCGCGCGACTCGACCGTGCCACCGATGTCTGGGTGCTGCTCAACGACACGACGCCGATTGCCGCCGCCGCCGAGCGGGTCGTGATCCCCCACGGCCACTACGCGGACTGGTATGCGAGCCGGGAACTCCCGACGCCGCGGGAAGGTCGACTCCTGTTCTTCGGGCTCATCCGTGCTTATAAGAACGTGCCGGCACTCGCCAGGTCGTTCACGACTGTGCCGGATGCCGCGGCGAGCCTCCACATCGTCGGCCGCCCCGATCCTGCCGCCCTTGCCGAGGAGCTCAGGTCCATCGCCGATGGCGACGAGCGCATCCAGCTCACCTTCGGATACGCGGACGACGACCAGCTCATACGAGAGTTCGGCGAGGCGAGCCTCGTGGCGCTGCCGTACCGAGACCTGCACAATTCGGGGGCCATGCTCCTTGCCCTCTCCTTGGGGCGCCCCGTGCTTGTGCCCGACAACCCGGCGACCGCGGCCATCGCGGAGGAGGTAGGCGAGGCGTGGGTGCGACGCTATCAAGGGGAACTCACGGGGGAGACACTCAGCGAGGCGCTCGCGGCAGGCACCCCCGCCGGCGCCCCAGACCTGTCGCGTCGATCGTGGCTGCTCCTGGGCGAGGCCCACGTTGCCGCCTATCGTCGTGCCCTCGCGAAGCGTGCTCATCGCCCGTACTCCGAGTAG
- a CDS encoding YveK family protein — MTHSPAAVDRPATPPARSPQPRFALRRMLRQSWLVAAGAVLGVVAAMAFTSAATPEYTSRASLQLSLAYSSSATDINQGAAYTRSEMLSYAELATSTTILQPVVRELGLTISPAALAGRLAVTTPPNTSVLHIAATDTSPRAAASIANAVAGSLSSYAVAHSPADDELGPLLTVTTIASASPPSSPSSPRLQVNLAAGLLLGLLAGVLAAMVRLRADTRLRTVADIAALTDAPVLGTLARRRPDHASQGVRLLAAALRHSLASDPSAALIVTPAARRAEVSGLTDELASTLTAIGLPAAAMVGDLGHRGTQAHTPDDAPALESFRAGLSKRQEEVDTVLVSAPSIAASADAAILGAFASGALVVVHAGAVRAEHLHAALQQLSAAGLPTRGIILDEARMSSAGTSEHGHSRAGLAARLRARMSTPRAKGGKAPVQSLQRG; from the coding sequence ATGACCCACTCACCTGCAGCGGTTGACCGCCCGGCCACGCCGCCCGCTCGATCCCCACAGCCCCGCTTCGCCCTGCGCAGGATGCTGCGGCAGTCCTGGCTCGTCGCCGCAGGTGCGGTGCTCGGAGTCGTCGCCGCCATGGCATTCACATCGGCCGCCACTCCCGAATACACTTCCAGGGCGAGCCTCCAACTCTCACTCGCCTACAGTTCCTCGGCGACCGACATCAACCAGGGCGCCGCATACACCCGCTCCGAGATGCTGTCGTACGCGGAGCTCGCCACCTCGACGACGATCCTCCAGCCCGTCGTGAGGGAACTCGGCCTCACCATCTCCCCGGCGGCCCTCGCCGGGCGACTCGCCGTGACGACTCCACCGAACACCTCAGTGCTGCATATCGCGGCGACCGACACCTCACCGCGCGCCGCAGCATCCATCGCAAACGCGGTCGCTGGCAGCCTCTCGAGCTACGCCGTGGCCCACTCGCCGGCAGACGATGAGCTCGGCCCGCTCCTTACGGTGACGACCATCGCATCCGCGTCGCCACCAAGCTCACCTTCGAGTCCGCGCCTGCAGGTGAACCTTGCGGCTGGTCTCCTTCTCGGCCTTCTGGCCGGCGTGCTGGCGGCAATGGTGAGGCTGCGTGCCGACACCAGGCTACGCACGGTTGCCGACATCGCAGCCCTCACGGATGCGCCCGTGCTGGGCACACTCGCGCGGCGGCGCCCAGATCATGCATCCCAAGGAGTCCGACTCCTTGCCGCAGCGTTGCGTCACTCGCTTGCAAGCGATCCGAGCGCGGCACTCATCGTCACGCCGGCCGCACGCCGAGCCGAGGTGTCGGGCCTCACCGATGAGCTCGCTTCGACCCTGACGGCCATCGGCCTGCCTGCAGCAGCCATGGTGGGCGACCTCGGCCATCGGGGCACGCAGGCGCACACCCCGGACGACGCGCCCGCGCTGGAGTCCTTCCGAGCGGGGCTCTCGAAACGACAGGAGGAGGTCGACACCGTGCTCGTGTCGGCCCCGTCGATCGCCGCCTCGGCCGACGCCGCCATCCTCGGCGCTTTCGCCTCGGGCGCCCTCGTGGTCGTGCATGCGGGAGCCGTCAGGGCGGAGCACCTGCACGCAGCGCTCCAGCAACTCTCAGCCGCAGGTCTCCCGACGCGGGGCATCATCCTCGACGAGGCCCGTATGTCGTCTGCCGGCACCAGCGAACACGGCCACTCGAGGGCGGGGCTCGCGGCTCGTCTGCGCGCAAGGATGTCGACGCCGCGCGCTAAGGGCGGAAAAGCACCCGTCCAGAGCCTGCAGCGTGGCTGA
- a CDS encoding glycosyltransferase family 2 protein — MTANTLLVTVAVLTYRRPDDLAELLPQLCEQAEASRDDVKVLVVDNDALAGARELCEQFAPRSVHYLHEPTPGISSARNRALDASVGDDVLVYIDDDERPLDGWLESMLVLYRERRPAGVVGPVISRFDGEPEPFVAAGRFFDRRRLPTGTAVDVAATNNLLLDLRQVGALRFDPEFGLSGGSDTLFTRQLVARGGQLLWCDEAIVVDVVPAARLTRSWVLRRAFRSGNSWSRTSIRLARTPLHRALTRLDLSSRGLARVISGAGLRAIGALTRTGHLQAKGLRRLQRGGGMLTGAWGHVYSEYGR; from the coding sequence GTGACTGCGAACACCCTCCTCGTGACGGTCGCCGTGCTCACCTACCGGCGCCCCGATGACCTCGCGGAGCTCCTCCCGCAGCTGTGTGAGCAGGCAGAGGCCTCTCGCGATGATGTGAAGGTCCTCGTCGTCGACAACGATGCACTCGCCGGTGCCCGCGAACTCTGCGAACAATTCGCGCCCCGGAGTGTGCACTACCTCCACGAACCTACGCCGGGGATCTCATCAGCCCGAAACAGGGCCTTGGACGCGAGCGTCGGGGATGACGTGCTCGTCTACATCGATGATGATGAGCGTCCGCTCGACGGCTGGCTCGAGAGCATGCTGGTCCTCTATCGCGAGCGCCGGCCAGCCGGTGTCGTGGGGCCCGTCATCTCTCGCTTCGATGGAGAGCCGGAGCCGTTCGTCGCCGCGGGGCGATTCTTCGACCGTCGACGGCTCCCCACGGGCACCGCGGTCGATGTGGCGGCGACCAACAACCTGTTACTCGATTTGCGCCAGGTGGGGGCACTCCGCTTCGACCCCGAGTTCGGCCTGTCCGGAGGGTCGGACACGCTCTTCACGCGCCAGCTGGTCGCGAGGGGTGGCCAACTGCTCTGGTGCGACGAGGCGATCGTGGTTGACGTTGTGCCCGCAGCGCGACTCACACGCAGCTGGGTGCTGCGCCGGGCGTTCCGCAGCGGCAACTCCTGGAGCCGCACGAGCATCCGGCTCGCACGCACGCCCCTGCACCGCGCATTGACCCGCCTGGACCTGAGCTCGCGCGGGCTTGCCCGAGTCATCTCAGGAGCAGGACTTCGCGCCATCGGCGCCCTCACCCGAACGGGCCATCTGCAGGCGAAGGGACTGCGACGATTGCAGCGAGGTGGCGGGATGCTGACCGGAGCGTGGGGGCACGTCTACTCGGAGTACGGGCGATGA
- a CDS encoding PKD domain-containing protein, whose protein sequence is MITMPRSSAARSRVVAMALAFVLAAGVLVHASPALADSAPADPAVSPTVTADGLPTTQINGVAWSQVIVGNTVYVGGDFTAARPAGAAPGTNEVPRTHLLAYNLTTGALISGFNPTLNGQVLALTASPDGSRIYAVGDFTNVNGTGLSRAAAFDTATGALVMSWRPILGSQGRAVHATDSTVYVGGNFTTVNGVPRNRIAAVSAADGSTLDFNPNAESAVNAITLTKDGSKVVVGGKFAALGGVAIRGLAAVHPITGAVLPWAINNTIYASGSNAAFTSLSATDDAVYGTAWAWGRNDGNLEGSFSANPATGEIVWLNDCHGDTHSVYPVGEVVYSVGHAHYCGNIGGFPQTEPWTFYRAIATTKAATGTITRDPHGYFNFEGHPRPSLLHWYPSINAGSFTGQNQGPWHITGSGNYIVQGGEFTTVNGVAQQGLVRFAAPSVAPNTVGPQSNVGLTPNVISFKAGEVRVSWQATHDRDNENIRYEVTRDGAVVHTVTQPSNEWTRPVMTFTDKGLTPGARHLYRVHSYDPFGNWASRAAIWVDVATDDVGNDYTQAVLEDAPLSYWPLDEDSGTTAYDHAGAQDLTLAAGAARGAEGIISESAGIDLSGTSNGFGSTQSAVPAPSTFTLEAWVKTTSNSGGKIIGFGDRATGNSGSYDRHIYMDNSGRVWFGVHPGGVRTVNSSQSFNDGQWHHITASLGANGMRLHIDGMLVATRDDVTSGQEFNGVWRVGGDNLGGWPSDPSSDYLNGDIDEVAVYPAVLTRQQVVSHFVAAGNASPLPAAPADAYGQSVYNDDPTLYWRLADDTATTAADSGMQNTPGTYSGSATLGQPGALADGDDEAVGFTGNTVIGSNKSFANPRTYSLEAWFQTSTETGGKIIGFGDQRNGLSSNYDRHLYMQDDGHLVFGTWTGSANTITTPNPYNDGAWHYAVATQSSAGMQLYIDGALVGTHPQTQAQDYTGHWKIGGDNTWGSSSPYFSGLLDEVAVYSTTLDGPTVAARYALGTTGAPPNAAPAAAFTEAVSNLDVSVDASASSDSDGTIAGYVWDFGDGNTATGVTASHSYAEAGSYTVTLTVTDNGGASNSTSKTVEATEPPEPPVGIAADSFTRTSSSGWGTADLGGEWSTVGAASRYTVSGSAGLMTVAAGQTLRASLPGATSDDVDLRLRFSTDKALTGGGEYLSAIGRQVGSLDYRARVRLLASGDVLLQLTQGGTTLQSLTVPGLTHTADAAYNLRLQVTGTSPTTIQAKLWPASAAEPAAWQTSVTSSTAGLQTAGNIALESFVSGSATNGPITTRFDDLLVTPTTAPPPPGNVAPVAAFSTSTAELTASFDGTGSADSDGTITTWTWNFGDGQSGTGPTVTHPYAAAGTYTVTLTVTDNEGATASITHPVSVSAPPPEGADLAADAFERSVSAGWGSAEPGGAWTLLGAPSNYSVEGGAGVMATPAGSTRRATLPAVSSTSTDVRAAFSIDRALTGGGAYVSVIGRQSAENDYRARIRLLATGQVILQLVEGGTVLQTRTLPGFTYAPGEQLQVHLQVFGTAPTTIRASLWKTGQPEPSAWELTATSTTGTLQAAGPLGLESYLTASATNGPTLVRFDDLVVGEVT, encoded by the coding sequence ATGATCACCATGCCCCGCTCCTCCGCCGCCAGGTCTCGCGTGGTTGCGATGGCCCTCGCGTTCGTGCTGGCGGCGGGCGTGCTCGTGCACGCAAGTCCGGCCCTCGCCGACTCGGCGCCGGCGGATCCCGCCGTCTCGCCGACGGTCACGGCTGACGGCCTGCCGACGACTCAGATCAATGGGGTCGCATGGTCGCAGGTCATCGTCGGCAACACCGTCTATGTGGGCGGCGACTTCACGGCGGCGCGACCGGCGGGGGCGGCCCCCGGCACGAACGAGGTGCCACGCACGCACCTGCTCGCCTACAACCTCACGACGGGCGCACTCATCAGCGGCTTCAACCCGACACTCAACGGCCAGGTGCTCGCGCTGACGGCATCGCCAGACGGCTCGCGCATCTACGCGGTCGGCGACTTCACCAACGTGAATGGCACTGGCCTTTCCCGGGCCGCCGCCTTCGACACCGCGACAGGCGCACTCGTCATGTCGTGGCGCCCGATCCTCGGCAGCCAGGGCCGAGCCGTCCACGCGACCGATTCCACCGTCTACGTCGGCGGCAACTTCACGACCGTCAACGGCGTGCCCCGCAACCGCATCGCGGCCGTAAGCGCGGCCGATGGTTCCACGCTTGACTTCAACCCGAACGCCGAAAGCGCGGTCAATGCCATCACGCTCACGAAGGACGGCTCCAAGGTCGTCGTTGGTGGCAAGTTCGCCGCGCTCGGCGGCGTCGCCATCCGCGGGCTTGCGGCCGTGCATCCGATCACTGGTGCGGTGCTGCCGTGGGCCATCAACAACACGATCTATGCCTCCGGCTCCAACGCCGCCTTCACGAGCCTCTCTGCGACGGATGATGCGGTGTACGGCACCGCGTGGGCGTGGGGGCGCAACGACGGCAACCTCGAGGGCAGTTTCTCGGCGAACCCTGCGACGGGTGAAATCGTCTGGCTCAACGACTGCCACGGCGACACGCACTCGGTCTACCCCGTTGGTGAGGTTGTCTACTCGGTGGGCCACGCGCACTACTGCGGCAACATCGGCGGCTTCCCGCAGACGGAGCCCTGGACCTTCTACCGAGCCATCGCGACCACGAAGGCCGCCACGGGCACCATCACGCGTGACCCGCACGGCTACTTCAACTTCGAGGGACACCCGCGACCGAGCCTCCTGCACTGGTACCCGAGCATCAACGCTGGTTCCTTTACGGGCCAGAACCAGGGACCATGGCACATCACCGGCAGCGGCAACTACATCGTGCAGGGTGGCGAGTTCACGACCGTGAACGGCGTCGCCCAGCAGGGCCTCGTGCGCTTCGCGGCGCCGAGTGTCGCACCAAACACTGTCGGCCCGCAGTCCAACGTGGGGCTCACCCCCAACGTGATCTCGTTCAAGGCCGGTGAGGTGAGGGTCTCGTGGCAGGCGACCCACGACCGTGACAACGAGAACATCCGCTACGAGGTGACACGAGACGGCGCCGTCGTGCACACGGTCACGCAGCCCTCCAACGAGTGGACCCGGCCCGTCATGACCTTCACCGACAAGGGCCTCACCCCGGGTGCGCGACACCTCTATCGAGTGCACTCCTACGATCCCTTCGGCAACTGGGCGAGCAGGGCTGCGATCTGGGTGGATGTCGCGACGGACGACGTCGGCAACGACTACACGCAGGCGGTGCTGGAGGACGCGCCGCTTTCCTACTGGCCGCTCGATGAGGACTCGGGCACGACCGCATATGACCACGCCGGCGCGCAGGACCTGACCCTTGCGGCGGGCGCCGCGAGGGGTGCGGAAGGCATCATCAGCGAGAGCGCCGGGATCGACCTGAGCGGCACATCGAATGGCTTCGGCAGCACGCAGTCCGCCGTGCCCGCACCGTCGACCTTCACCCTCGAAGCATGGGTCAAGACGACCTCGAACAGCGGCGGCAAGATCATCGGCTTCGGCGACCGGGCCACCGGCAACTCGGGCTCCTATGACCGGCACATCTACATGGACAACTCCGGCCGTGTCTGGTTCGGGGTGCACCCGGGCGGAGTTCGCACGGTCAACTCGAGCCAGTCGTTCAATGACGGGCAGTGGCACCACATCACGGCGTCGCTGGGCGCCAACGGCATGCGCCTGCACATCGACGGGATGCTCGTTGCCACTCGTGACGATGTCACGAGTGGGCAGGAGTTCAATGGAGTGTGGCGGGTCGGCGGCGACAACCTCGGCGGCTGGCCCTCGGACCCATCGAGCGACTACCTCAACGGCGACATCGATGAGGTCGCGGTCTACCCCGCGGTGCTCACCCGACAGCAGGTCGTGAGCCACTTCGTCGCGGCGGGGAACGCCTCTCCCCTGCCCGCCGCCCCAGCCGACGCCTACGGCCAGTCGGTCTACAACGACGATCCGACGCTCTACTGGCGTCTCGCCGATGACACAGCAACGACGGCGGCCGACTCGGGCATGCAGAACACCCCCGGTACGTACTCGGGCAGCGCGACGCTCGGCCAGCCCGGCGCGCTCGCCGACGGCGACGACGAGGCGGTGGGCTTCACGGGCAACACCGTGATCGGCAGCAACAAGTCGTTCGCTAACCCCCGCACCTACTCCCTCGAAGCGTGGTTCCAGACTTCAACGGAAACGGGCGGCAAGATCATCGGCTTCGGTGACCAGCGCAACGGCCTGTCGAGCAACTACGACCGCCACCTCTATATGCAGGATGACGGCCACCTCGTCTTCGGCACGTGGACGGGATCCGCCAACACCATCACGACGCCGAACCCCTACAACGACGGTGCGTGGCACTACGCGGTCGCCACGCAGTCGAGTGCGGGCATGCAGCTGTACATCGACGGCGCACTCGTGGGCACGCATCCGCAGACCCAGGCGCAGGACTACACGGGCCACTGGAAGATCGGAGGCGACAACACCTGGGGTTCGTCGAGCCCCTACTTCTCGGGCCTCCTCGACGAGGTCGCCGTCTACTCGACGACCCTCGACGGCCCCACGGTCGCTGCCCGATACGCCCTTGGCACGACGGGAGCACCGCCGAACGCCGCTCCTGCGGCCGCCTTCACCGAGGCCGTGTCGAACCTCGACGTGAGCGTCGATGCCTCGGCGTCCTCCGACAGCGATGGCACGATCGCCGGATACGTGTGGGACTTCGGCGACGGCAACACTGCCACGGGAGTAACCGCTTCGCACAGTTACGCAGAGGCGGGCAGCTACACCGTGACCCTCACGGTGACCGATAACGGCGGCGCGAGCAACTCGACGAGTAAGACGGTCGAGGCGACCGAGCCACCGGAGCCGCCCGTGGGCATCGCGGCCGACAGCTTCACGCGCACTTCGTCCTCCGGGTGGGGCACCGCCGATCTGGGCGGGGAGTGGAGCACAGTCGGTGCCGCGTCTCGCTACACGGTGTCGGGCAGCGCCGGGCTGATGACGGTGGCCGCTGGCCAGACGCTCCGGGCGTCGCTCCCGGGCGCCACCTCGGATGATGTCGACCTCCGGCTGCGCTTCTCGACCGACAAGGCACTCACGGGGGGCGGTGAGTACCTCTCGGCGATCGGCCGACAGGTGGGCTCGCTCGACTACCGCGCACGTGTGCGGCTGCTCGCAAGCGGTGACGTGCTGCTGCAACTCACCCAGGGCGGCACGACGCTGCAGTCGCTCACCGTGCCCGGCCTGACCCACACGGCGGATGCCGCGTACAACCTGCGCCTGCAGGTGACGGGCACGTCACCGACGACGATCCAGGCGAAGCTCTGGCCAGCATCCGCAGCTGAACCTGCCGCGTGGCAGACGAGCGTGACGAGCTCGACGGCCGGACTGCAGACGGCGGGCAACATCGCGCTCGAGAGTTTCGTCTCAGGTTCCGCGACCAACGGTCCGATCACGACGCGCTTCGATGACCTGCTTGTGACCCCGACGACGGCGCCGCCGCCGCCGGGCAATGTGGCGCCCGTCGCGGCCTTCAGCACCTCGACGGCGGAGCTGACCGCGAGCTTCGACGGCACGGGCTCCGCCGACAGCGACGGCACGATCACGACCTGGACCTGGAACTTTGGTGACGGGCAGAGCGGCACCGGGCCCACTGTGACACATCCCTACGCCGCGGCGGGCACCTACACCGTGACCCTCACTGTGACGGACAACGAGGGAGCCACCGCGAGCATCACGCATCCCGTCTCGGTCTCAGCACCCCCGCCGGAGGGTGCGGACCTCGCGGCGGACGCCTTCGAACGCAGCGTCTCGGCCGGATGGGGCAGCGCCGAACCCGGTGGGGCCTGGACGCTGCTCGGCGCGCCATCCAACTACTCGGTCGAGGGCGGGGCCGGCGTCATGGCGACCCCGGCGGGCAGTACGCGCCGCGCCACCCTCCCCGCCGTGAGTTCGACATCGACAGACGTGCGAGCCGCGTTCTCGATCGATCGAGCGCTGACCGGCGGAGGCGCCTACGTCTCTGTGATCGGGCGGCAGTCCGCCGAGAATGACTACCGTGCGCGCATCCGGCTGCTCGCCACCGGCCAGGTCATCCTGCAGCTCGTCGAGGGCGGCACGGTCTTGCAGACTCGCACCCTCCCCGGATTCACCTATGCGCCGGGAGAACAACTCCAGGTGCACCTCCAGGTGTTCGGGACAGCGCCGACGACGATCAGGGCTTCGCTGTGGAAGACCGGGCAACCCGAGCCCTCCGCGTGGGAGCTCACCGCGACAAGCACCACGGGCACCCTCCAGGCTGCGGGTCCACTCGGCCTCGAGTCCTACCTGACTGCTTCAGCGACCAACGGGCCAACGCTCGTGCGTTTCGACGACCTCGTTGTGGGTGAAGTGACGTGA
- a CDS encoding glycosyltransferase family 4 protein — protein sequence MTRRHRHGDADPGVVLMAHPGGELYGSDRMFLESVQAMTDAGARVWVALSSAGPLAAMLRDRGADATICRSPVLRKSALSPRGFLRLVACTFGGIVDGWHLLSRVKPDRVYVSTVTVPLWIVLARLRGIPVLCHVHEAEASAPAVVRAAIAAPLLLAENVIANSRFSVAVLGRSFRSIARRAVLVHNGVPGPVERMPAREQLDGILRIAYVGRLSPRKGVDVVVDAVGQLAARGVRARLDVIGTVFAGYEWYEQELRERAERLGADDAVRFHGFVPSVWALVAESDVVVVPSRHDEPFGNTAVEALLCGRPVIASGTSGLLEATAGFAAARTVTPGDPVALADALESVSMDWAQLREAAWRDVGLVDRRHDPALYRQTIADLMLSMQPRHGRRAPVSPASPAFSEGRAM from the coding sequence ATGACACGTCGCCACAGGCACGGGGATGCTGACCCCGGCGTCGTGCTCATGGCGCATCCGGGCGGGGAGCTCTATGGTTCAGACCGCATGTTCCTCGAGAGCGTGCAGGCGATGACCGATGCGGGTGCGCGCGTATGGGTCGCGCTGTCATCGGCGGGGCCCCTCGCCGCCATGCTGCGCGACCGTGGCGCCGACGCGACGATCTGCCGCAGCCCCGTGCTCCGCAAGAGCGCGCTGAGTCCGCGCGGCTTCCTGCGTCTCGTTGCCTGCACCTTCGGTGGCATCGTCGACGGTTGGCACCTTCTCTCACGCGTGAAGCCCGACCGTGTCTACGTCAGCACGGTGACGGTGCCCCTGTGGATCGTGCTTGCACGACTGCGGGGCATTCCCGTGCTCTGCCACGTGCACGAAGCCGAGGCATCCGCCCCCGCAGTGGTGCGCGCCGCCATCGCCGCACCGCTGCTCCTCGCAGAGAACGTCATCGCGAACAGCCGGTTCAGCGTCGCAGTGCTCGGGCGCTCCTTCCGGTCGATCGCTCGCCGTGCCGTCCTCGTGCACAACGGGGTGCCGGGCCCGGTCGAGCGGATGCCAGCACGGGAGCAACTCGACGGAATCCTCCGCATTGCCTATGTGGGCAGGCTCTCGCCGCGGAAGGGCGTCGATGTGGTCGTGGATGCTGTAGGGCAGTTGGCCGCGAGAGGCGTTCGGGCACGGCTCGATGTCATAGGGACGGTCTTCGCTGGTTACGAGTGGTACGAGCAGGAACTCCGCGAGCGGGCGGAACGCCTGGGCGCTGACGACGCAGTGCGCTTCCACGGCTTCGTCCCCTCCGTATGGGCACTCGTCGCCGAGAGCGACGTCGTCGTGGTGCCCTCGCGACACGACGAGCCCTTCGGCAACACGGCCGTCGAGGCGCTCCTCTGCGGGCGTCCCGTCATCGCGAGCGGCACGAGCGGCCTTCTCGAGGCCACGGCGGGTTTCGCGGCCGCACGCACGGTCACACCCGGCGACCCGGTTGCCCTCGCCGACGCGCTGGAATCCGTCAGCATGGACTGGGCACAGCTCCGCGAAGCGGCGTGGCGCGACGTCGGTCTTGTCGACCGCCGACACGACCCCGCGCTCTACCGTCAGACGATCGCCGACCTGATGCTGTCGATGCAGCCGCGGCACGGCCGCCGGGCCCCCGTCTCGCCCGCCTCGCCCGCCTTCAGCGAGGGGAGGGCGATGTGA